The Microbacterium sp. SORGH_AS_0862 genome has a segment encoding these proteins:
- a CDS encoding ABC transporter permease → MTTLAPHRIVPATERTLKNRTSLSQTVSNTLTMAYRGLVKIRRTPEQLVDVTLQPIIFTLMFAYIFGGAISGDVQNYLPLLIPGILVQTVVTTSVVTGTQLREDMDKGVFDRFRSLPIARIAPLSGALLADTLRYTIATTLTFGMGFVMGYRPGGGVLAVIGAGLLVIVSSWAMSWIFAFFGVIARTAASVQGISMLALFPLTFLSNAFVPVDTLPDVLRWFAEINPISHLITAVRDLANSGVVGGDLFVSLAGAAVIVVIFAPLTVRAYMRKA, encoded by the coding sequence ATGACCACCCTCGCACCCCACCGCATCGTGCCCGCGACCGAGCGGACACTGAAGAACCGCACGAGCCTGTCGCAGACGGTGAGCAACACCCTCACGATGGCGTACCGCGGCCTCGTGAAGATCCGGCGCACACCGGAGCAGCTCGTCGATGTGACGCTGCAGCCGATCATCTTCACCCTGATGTTCGCGTACATCTTCGGCGGCGCGATCTCCGGCGACGTGCAGAACTACCTGCCGCTGCTGATCCCCGGGATCCTCGTGCAGACGGTCGTGACCACCTCCGTCGTCACCGGCACACAGCTGCGCGAGGACATGGACAAGGGCGTGTTCGACCGCTTCCGCTCCCTGCCGATCGCCCGCATCGCGCCCCTGTCGGGCGCGTTGCTGGCCGACACTCTGCGCTACACGATCGCCACCACCCTCACCTTCGGGATGGGCTTCGTCATGGGCTACCGGCCCGGCGGCGGCGTGCTCGCCGTCATCGGCGCGGGCCTGCTCGTGATCGTCTCGTCGTGGGCGATGAGCTGGATCTTCGCGTTCTTCGGCGTGATCGCCCGCACCGCGGCCAGCGTGCAGGGCATCTCGATGCTGGCACTGTTCCCGCTGACGTTCCTCTCGAACGCCTTCGTCCCGGTCGACACGCTGCCCGACGTGCTGCGGTGGTTCGCGGAGATCAACCCGATCTCCCACCTCATCACCGCCGTGCGCGACCTCGCGAACTCCGGCGTCGTGGGCGGCGACCTGTTCGTCTCGCTCGCGGGAGCCGCCGTCATCGTGGTGATCTTCGCCCCGCTGACCGTGCGCGCCTACATGCGCAAGGCCTGA